From a region of the Mycobacteroides saopaulense genome:
- a CDS encoding MlaD family protein produces the protein MRNSWRTLMAVTSVIALSIVLGLVIVTALRSPVEGSLRHYSANFSDASGLFTGNDVRISGVQVGKVDRVSLDGDSARVDFSVQSDRPIYTETIVAIRYQSLLGQRYVELAQPAVRGEELAAGANIPVGQTIPSFDVAKLFNGFKPIFQTLDPAQFNRFGENLLRLIQGDDDGIGPVLRDVDAIMKVAVNRRAALVTIIHNLSQVAQELGGTSQQLVYLINSLSDVLGTFAEKADDFNTAVTTALPLLRNLNNMLGYAERTIDGANMPVFDIMSRMFPQTPTVMAGISLLPDLIQGMRDSLIEDKPVTPSFKCSNGVATLPGIGEISFAEQNLVICK, from the coding sequence ATGAGGAACTCATGGCGCACGTTGATGGCGGTGACAAGCGTCATCGCACTCTCGATAGTGCTCGGGCTGGTCATCGTCACCGCGTTGAGAAGCCCAGTCGAAGGCTCCTTGCGGCACTACAGTGCGAACTTCTCCGACGCATCCGGTCTCTTCACAGGTAATGATGTGCGAATATCGGGCGTCCAGGTGGGCAAGGTCGACCGGGTGAGTCTCGACGGTGACTCCGCCCGGGTGGACTTCAGCGTTCAGTCGGACCGGCCAATCTACACCGAGACGATCGTGGCGATTCGATACCAATCGCTACTCGGCCAGCGATACGTTGAACTCGCCCAGCCTGCCGTCCGCGGCGAAGAGCTAGCAGCTGGCGCAAATATCCCTGTGGGGCAGACGATTCCGTCATTCGATGTCGCCAAGCTATTTAACGGTTTCAAACCTATCTTCCAGACGTTGGACCCGGCTCAGTTCAATCGTTTCGGCGAGAATCTTCTGCGCCTTATCCAAGGCGACGACGACGGAATTGGGCCAGTTCTGCGAGATGTCGATGCGATCATGAAGGTCGCAGTCAACCGACGAGCCGCCCTGGTCACCATCATCCACAATCTTAGTCAGGTAGCCCAGGAGCTGGGTGGAACGTCACAACAGCTCGTATATCTCATCAATTCGCTCAGCGACGTTTTAGGAACCTTCGCCGAGAAGGCCGATGACTTTAACACCGCGGTCACGACTGCGCTGCCACTACTGCGCAACCTCAACAACATGCTGGGCTATGCGGAACGCACTATTGACGGGGCGAACATGCCGGTATTCGACATCATGAGCCGGATGTTCCCACAAACCCCAACCGTCATGGCCGGTATCTCATTGCTGCCAGACCTAATCCAGGGAATGCGGGATTCCCTCATCGAGGACAAGCCGGTCACACCGAGCTTCAAGTGTTCCAATGGCGTAGCGACCTTGCCCGGAATCGGCGAAATCTCTTTTGCCGAACAGAATTTGGTGATCTGCAAATGA
- a CDS encoding MlaD family protein has product MVRRREKHVLDDEQAQLRYRRTGVIGVLVIAAALIATGVAFVNPAGKATYTAQLNSSGGLRAGDEVRVAGIPVGKVLRVHVTGAVVEAKFAVEETVKVGSESRIDVKLLTPLGGHYLALSPKGSIPLGQNPIPPEHASVPFEINDIFQQFTPLVEKVDGQTIHDTYVEIADAAHAYPDSLRDFFRSTRTLIHTLSQSSDDYRRDLNYINEYGRAFASGGDQVAALLNQFAVIGRKYTPNSVDIVELFTQLAELSRMLDRIGIAYERDFKPMLNGIDDIFDTLFAYPEKVGQAADQLGQIVKIVGPMLSGNGITINEGDRVIPGQDICLPHFFRQC; this is encoded by the coding sequence ATGGTGAGAAGGCGTGAGAAACATGTGCTGGACGACGAGCAAGCTCAGCTCCGCTATCGCCGCACAGGAGTTATCGGCGTACTGGTGATCGCCGCAGCGCTCATCGCCACCGGGGTGGCATTCGTCAATCCGGCCGGAAAGGCCACATACACTGCGCAGCTCAACAGCTCAGGCGGGCTGCGTGCGGGTGATGAGGTCCGTGTCGCGGGTATCCCGGTGGGGAAGGTTCTCCGAGTTCACGTTACCGGGGCAGTAGTGGAAGCGAAGTTTGCGGTTGAAGAGACGGTCAAGGTTGGTTCGGAATCACGAATCGACGTCAAGCTGCTCACCCCGCTGGGTGGCCACTATCTTGCTTTGTCGCCTAAAGGCTCGATTCCCTTGGGCCAAAACCCTATTCCACCCGAACATGCTTCCGTACCCTTCGAGATCAACGACATATTCCAGCAGTTCACACCGCTTGTGGAGAAGGTGGACGGGCAGACCATCCACGACACCTACGTCGAAATCGCCGATGCGGCACACGCGTACCCGGACTCGCTACGCGACTTCTTCCGGTCCACTCGCACGTTGATCCATACTCTGAGTCAGTCGAGCGATGACTATCGACGCGACTTGAACTACATCAACGAGTACGGTCGCGCATTCGCAAGTGGCGGAGACCAGGTTGCCGCACTCCTGAACCAATTCGCAGTTATAGGGCGGAAATATACGCCCAACTCGGTCGACATCGTCGAGCTATTCACTCAGCTGGCGGAGCTGTCACGCATGCTGGACCGAATCGGAATCGCCTACGAGCGCGACTTCAAACCGATGCTCAACGGTATCGACGATATCTTCGACACGTTGTTCGCCTATCCGGAAAAGGTCGGGCAGGCCGCCGATCAGCTGGGTCAGATCGTGAAGATAGTCGGGCCTATGCTCAGCGGCAACGGCATAACGATTAACGAAGGCGACAGAGTCATTCCGGGGCAAGACATTTGCCTGCCTCACTTCTTTAGGCAGTGCTGA
- a CDS encoding MlaD family protein — protein sequence MTSARKTRLKRAAAISLAIATVVSLLLMPAPRTAVEQAFRNSVGPYLDSALAPFLSSPRTLCADFNDASGLYKGNKVLLLGVEIGSIVSVSNMPDHVRVEFTVPDDMVLPADIGAASYTTSVMANRSVELSAPYRGGPEFTGAECIPAERTRTPISVTESFAAMSNLADTIIGPDHGPDLRQAPGIRAIGESLDAAARSVDGTGSEFRRMLIELTTMVGDPRKADASYRELLENGTVITSDWLRHWDDFRTVMQTLVGSTRLVEGLADGLGTALFHLVNLIPVLTEAVNRWAGRGKHNIGDKLFPWLRDILNAYTPHLLSFFATLPPGVNWLADDFYLPNMATHNVTYVPPRVAISPEQASAICAGLRERGTPGASTACAPGTASDPVTLGLTNLIMGGALS from the coding sequence ATGACCTCCGCACGTAAGACTCGCCTGAAACGAGCGGCTGCGATCAGCCTTGCTATCGCAACGGTTGTCAGTCTGCTGCTGATGCCGGCGCCGCGCACGGCCGTTGAACAGGCCTTCCGAAATTCAGTCGGACCGTATCTGGATAGTGCTCTAGCGCCATTTCTGTCGAGCCCACGGACACTGTGCGCCGATTTCAACGATGCTTCGGGCTTATATAAGGGAAACAAGGTCCTACTGCTCGGTGTCGAGATCGGCTCAATCGTGTCAGTCTCCAACATGCCCGACCATGTGCGCGTGGAGTTTACGGTTCCCGACGATATGGTCCTACCCGCAGACATCGGCGCGGCCAGCTACACCACGTCGGTAATGGCCAATCGCAGTGTCGAATTGAGCGCTCCATACCGAGGAGGACCGGAGTTCACGGGGGCAGAATGCATACCGGCGGAAAGAACCCGGACCCCCATCAGCGTCACCGAGTCGTTCGCAGCAATGAGCAACCTTGCCGACACGATCATCGGCCCAGATCATGGGCCAGACCTGAGGCAAGCCCCGGGCATTCGCGCGATCGGTGAAAGTCTTGATGCCGCAGCACGTTCCGTGGACGGTACGGGCAGTGAGTTCCGCAGGATGCTTATCGAGCTGACGACTATGGTCGGGGACCCACGAAAGGCAGACGCTTCCTATCGCGAATTACTGGAGAACGGCACAGTCATCACGTCGGACTGGCTCAGACACTGGGACGACTTCCGCACGGTCATGCAGACGCTGGTGGGCTCGACCAGGCTGGTCGAGGGCCTGGCAGACGGTCTTGGTACCGCGCTATTTCACCTCGTGAACCTGATACCGGTGCTCACGGAGGCAGTTAATCGATGGGCCGGTCGCGGTAAGCACAACATTGGTGACAAACTGTTCCCCTGGCTGCGTGACATCCTCAACGCCTATACGCCACACCTGCTTAGCTTCTTCGCGACACTGCCCCCTGGCGTCAACTGGCTCGCGGACGACTTCTACCTTCCGAATATGGCCACTCACAACGTAACTTATGTGCCACCTCGGGTGGCCATCTCGCCAGAGCAGGCGAGTGCGATCTGCGCCGGATTGCGAGAACGCGGCACACCTGGCGCGAGCACGGCCTGTGCACCCGGCACCGCATCCGATCCCGTCACGCTGGGACTGACGAATCTGATCATGGGTGGCGCCCTGTCATGA
- a CDS encoding MlaD family protein: MRRAVKFLVALPISVIVLISGCSSTALDPTRMPVPGGYTPRNGYSIRIEFSSALNLPGRAKVDFGGIQIGVLDHLELVDTTAVAHVEIDGGTILPANTRAELRQATVLGDIYIAMIAPDRPTPEQLHAGDTISLQNTAPASNVEDLLRSMSTYIGGGTLNTLQETIINVNKAFPQPEELTHIHRNLTGMLHDLASNSQTIDEMITSLQNITGSLVENTRPFQRLLIEGPQKLSALAEVAVGIVDLVVALGRLSTNARPLVDTVTPDFLQMISYFTPFLNTATTADTTIPVLADKTVRLIRDRLIPFFGDGGPKYTVTGINTPGQSLGVDPAERADEVVRRMQTMGLLR; this comes from the coding sequence ATGAGGCGAGCAGTAAAATTCTTGGTAGCTCTGCCGATTTCTGTCATCGTGCTGATATCGGGGTGCTCGTCGACTGCCCTGGACCCCACGCGCATGCCGGTGCCCGGAGGCTATACCCCTCGCAACGGCTACTCGATTAGAATCGAGTTCTCCAGCGCGCTGAACCTCCCCGGGAGGGCCAAGGTTGACTTTGGCGGCATCCAGATCGGCGTATTGGATCACCTTGAACTCGTCGACACTACGGCTGTAGCGCATGTCGAAATAGATGGTGGCACAATACTTCCTGCTAACACGAGGGCCGAGCTGCGTCAGGCAACAGTGCTCGGTGATATCTACATAGCGATGATCGCGCCGGATCGGCCGACACCAGAGCAGCTGCATGCCGGCGACACCATTTCGCTGCAGAACACCGCTCCGGCAAGCAATGTCGAGGACCTGTTGCGGTCGATGTCGACGTACATCGGTGGTGGCACGCTGAACACCCTGCAAGAGACAATTATCAACGTCAACAAGGCATTTCCTCAACCTGAGGAGTTGACCCACATTCACCGAAATCTGACCGGAATGCTGCACGACCTGGCGAGCAACAGCCAGACCATCGACGAGATGATCACCAGCCTGCAGAACATCACCGGGAGCCTTGTCGAAAACACCCGCCCCTTCCAGCGACTCCTGATCGAGGGTCCTCAGAAACTGAGCGCGTTGGCGGAAGTTGCTGTCGGCATTGTGGATCTCGTAGTGGCACTTGGCCGACTTTCCACAAACGCCCGCCCGCTGGTTGACACCGTGACGCCCGATTTTCTCCAGATGATTTCCTACTTCACCCCCTTCCTCAACACCGCAACTACCGCGGATACGACAATCCCGGTCCTCGCGGACAAGACAGTCCGATTGATTCGCGACCGGCTGATCCCCTTCTTTGGGGACGGCGGACCCAAATACACGGTGACCGGTATCAACACCCCGGGACAATCACTCGGCGTTGATCCGGCCGAGCGCGCCGATGAGGTTGTCCGTCGCATGCAGACAATGGGGCTACTCCGATGA
- a CDS encoding MlaD family protein: MRAVTAATLAVLLAICLGAVGYLAFGVFDTQATGPGTRVTLLLNRSGGLLSTSQVTMRGIKVGKVTAIRATTSELRVSIELDAAQPVPSNCQISIENLSAAGEQYIEFRPQRIEPPYLVDGATIPAAQVRPTYTVAELLAKGNALISALDPQDLETIVRNLGAGLTNNTAALDHLAVTAGLFARMVNDDQPAMRQLFNNLAAMTSGLGDVDAGQALAQTGAALPSTLEKFNKLLMQLQRLNNDGKDVFADNGEVVSGIDRLIEYVDTVSGPMTTFMTALEPTIQPLRNVKLDAGHWLDFWDSTFADEGGMRVHLAVPEWPQP, from the coding sequence ATGAGGGCTGTCACGGCCGCGACACTGGCCGTCTTGCTTGCTATTTGCCTGGGCGCCGTCGGGTATCTGGCGTTCGGTGTGTTCGACACGCAGGCCACTGGGCCGGGAACCCGAGTTACCTTGCTGCTGAATCGATCTGGCGGACTTCTTTCGACATCGCAGGTCACCATGCGCGGCATCAAGGTCGGTAAAGTAACTGCCATTAGAGCTACCACCAGCGAACTTCGAGTATCGATCGAACTCGACGCAGCTCAGCCCGTGCCGTCAAACTGCCAGATCAGCATCGAGAATCTGTCGGCTGCAGGCGAGCAATACATCGAATTTAGGCCACAACGGATCGAGCCGCCCTACCTCGTCGACGGCGCGACAATCCCCGCAGCACAAGTCCGCCCGACCTACACCGTCGCCGAACTTCTCGCCAAGGGAAATGCGCTGATCTCGGCACTGGACCCTCAAGACCTCGAAACAATAGTCCGCAACCTCGGAGCGGGTCTCACCAACAACACGGCCGCGCTTGACCATCTTGCCGTAACGGCAGGGCTTTTCGCGCGAATGGTGAACGACGACCAGCCTGCGATGCGTCAATTGTTCAATAACCTCGCTGCCATGACGAGCGGACTCGGCGACGTCGACGCCGGGCAGGCTCTCGCCCAAACCGGTGCCGCTCTTCCTTCAACGCTGGAGAAGTTCAATAAGCTGCTGATGCAACTGCAGAGACTGAACAACGATGGAAAAGATGTATTCGCTGACAACGGTGAGGTCGTCTCGGGGATCGACAGACTGATCGAGTACGTAGACACCGTATCCGGTCCGATGACCACGTTCATGACCGCGTTGGAGCCGACGATTCAGCCGTTGCGCAATGTCAAGCTCGACGCCGGACATTGGCTCGACTTCTGGGACTCCACATTTGCCGATGAGGGCGGTATGCGAGTGCATCTCGCCGTACCTGAATGGCCCCAACCCTGA
- a CDS encoding oxygenase MpaB family protein, with the protein MNHQADGTTVDVISIAPGAQLGRHSLLWRWAGDMRIAFTGGTAGLLQTMDPAIGYALIEHSNFFADPVDRVFRSLPPILGTVYDDPAAGTGMKVRDFHRGIKGVQPDGVRYHALNPTTFWWAHATFQVMVEQTIDRYSRHRLSDAQREQLYQEGIEWYRRYAMSEQPLPPNRAAFQQEWDRYCDEVLTPNPAADYLMKVIEGRAVPDMSKSPYLPVASYLKPAAKLALPTTPMRMALAPPLRLTIYGGLPAQVRKRFGIRWNRADETAYRALCRAVPLAWPFIPTSWRWHPGSHAGWRRERGRLPRPW; encoded by the coding sequence ATGAACCATCAAGCTGACGGAACAACAGTGGATGTCATTTCTATCGCGCCGGGCGCGCAGCTGGGCCGTCATTCATTGTTGTGGCGGTGGGCGGGCGATATGCGTATTGCCTTCACCGGCGGTACGGCCGGGCTGCTGCAAACGATGGATCCTGCGATCGGGTACGCGTTGATCGAGCACTCGAACTTCTTCGCAGACCCCGTCGACAGGGTGTTCCGCTCGTTGCCCCCGATCCTGGGCACCGTGTACGACGATCCCGCCGCCGGTACCGGCATGAAGGTGCGCGACTTTCATCGCGGCATCAAGGGAGTCCAACCCGACGGTGTCCGGTACCACGCGCTGAACCCGACAACCTTCTGGTGGGCCCATGCCACGTTTCAGGTGATGGTCGAACAGACCATCGACAGGTACTCCCGTCATCGGCTCTCCGACGCGCAGCGCGAGCAGCTCTACCAGGAAGGCATCGAGTGGTATCGCCGGTACGCGATGAGTGAGCAGCCGCTGCCGCCGAATAGGGCCGCTTTCCAACAGGAGTGGGACCGCTACTGCGACGAAGTGCTGACGCCCAACCCCGCCGCGGACTACCTGATGAAGGTCATCGAGGGGCGTGCCGTTCCGGACATGAGCAAGTCGCCCTATCTGCCGGTGGCTTCCTACCTGAAACCCGCCGCCAAACTCGCACTGCCCACCACACCGATGCGGATGGCGTTGGCGCCTCCACTTCGGTTGACCATCTATGGAGGCCTGCCTGCCCAGGTGCGTAAGCGATTTGGGATCCGCTGGAACCGGGCCGACGAGACGGCCTACCGGGCGCTGTGCCGTGCCGTGCCGCTGGCGTGGCCGTTCATCCCGACATCGTGGAGATGGCATCCGGGCAGCCACGCCGGATGGCGACGCGAACGGGGGCGGTTACCGCGCCCCTGGTGA
- a CDS encoding DUF1707 SHOCT-like domain-containing protein has translation MDSDAARVRARDVDRLEVMAALDTALADGQLHHAEYRERVQKAQNAATLSELATITADLQAHPVALPAPAPARRRRSLLVAASGLTAAAVAVAGFFVINASPTRQAAPPAAAPVQVISPLVSGALLKADGLREITNATRARFHTTVVLGVHVYGDNAQLHVLDPSSPTGLTYYDYSAGGRFHNPQVYGGTSVNSGHAGPIDLAGIDVDAVAALISSAPERLGLTPGNVGNDHFRVTIGGDDGGEIWIGVNNNGLDSHLVADLAGNIKGIHRCQWGC, from the coding sequence GTGGATTCCGATGCTGCCCGGGTACGGGCACGCGATGTCGACCGGCTGGAGGTCATGGCCGCTTTGGATACCGCACTCGCGGACGGACAGCTACATCACGCTGAATACCGCGAACGGGTTCAGAAAGCTCAAAACGCCGCTACCTTGAGCGAACTCGCAACAATCACCGCAGACCTTCAAGCCCACCCCGTTGCACTCCCAGCACCAGCGCCGGCACGCCGCCGCAGAAGTCTCTTGGTGGCGGCGAGCGGTCTGACGGCCGCAGCCGTGGCGGTTGCCGGATTCTTCGTAATCAACGCATCACCGACCCGCCAAGCTGCACCACCGGCCGCAGCGCCCGTACAAGTGATCAGCCCCCTCGTCTCCGGTGCGCTCTTGAAAGCAGATGGGCTGCGCGAGATAACGAACGCGACCCGCGCCCGGTTTCACACCACCGTCGTTCTCGGAGTGCACGTCTATGGCGATAATGCTCAGCTGCACGTGCTCGATCCAAGTTCACCGACCGGCCTGACTTACTACGACTACTCAGCCGGCGGCCGCTTCCACAACCCACAGGTATATGGCGGAACCTCAGTCAATTCAGGGCATGCTGGTCCCATAGATCTGGCGGGTATAGATGTGGACGCTGTAGCTGCCTTGATCAGCTCAGCACCAGAGCGCCTCGGTCTAACACCGGGCAATGTCGGCAACGATCACTTCCGCGTCACCATCGGAGGAGACGACGGCGGCGAAATCTGGATAGGCGTGAACAACAACGGCCTGGACTCCCACCTCGTCGCCGACCTCGCCGGCAACATCAAAGGAATCCACCGCTGCCAATGGGGCTGCTAA
- a CDS encoding cupin domain-containing protein: MTFDRLGAGDMPLVRYDDREVLELAGVANQTSLVLDSEATDGHTSVIEVRLLPDTIGAEPHYHALSGELFRILGGQVQMLYGETLVTAVAGDTIYVPPHTVHAFRTLAEDTAHLLIVLMPGVQRFQFFRLLEQIDQGKASHADLLAAQEIYDSYEVESSVWSQACGH; the protein is encoded by the coding sequence ATGACGTTCGATCGACTCGGAGCTGGTGACATGCCTCTTGTCCGATATGACGACCGGGAAGTCCTGGAGCTTGCCGGGGTTGCTAACCAGACCAGCCTGGTCCTGGACTCTGAGGCCACCGATGGACACACGAGCGTCATCGAAGTTCGGCTGCTCCCAGACACTATTGGCGCTGAACCGCATTATCATGCGCTTTCCGGTGAACTATTCCGGATTCTCGGTGGACAGGTCCAGATGCTGTATGGCGAGACACTGGTGACCGCAGTGGCCGGGGACACGATTTATGTCCCGCCTCATACGGTCCATGCCTTCCGAACGCTCGCCGAAGATACTGCACATCTGCTGATCGTGCTTATGCCGGGAGTTCAACGGTTCCAGTTCTTTCGGCTCCTAGAGCAGATAGACCAGGGCAAGGCCAGCCATGCGGATCTGCTTGCTGCGCAGGAGATCTACGACAGCTACGAGGTCGAGAGCTCCGTATGGAGCCAGGCTTGTGGCCACTAA
- a CDS encoding GlxA family transcriptional regulator produces the protein MARSVVILGFPGVQALDLVGPYEVFATASRYLTGVPGYDVTLVSSDGAPVATGSGLELVTRPLSDLTAGCDTLLLPGGVGVPAVQRDSAVMEWIRAAAHSARRVVSVCNGAFLAAQAGLLDGCRATTHWAIAETLAIEFPSVTVDPDPIFIRSSDKTWTAAGVTAGIDLALALVEDDHGAEVAQTVARWLVLYLRRPGGQSQFAAPVWMPRAKRMPIRDVQEAIEAEPGASHRVPELARLAAMSPRHFTRVFTAEVGEAPSSYVERIRSEAARRQLEETDDTMVVIAGRCGFGSAESLRRNFVRRMGVSPDQYRKTFHRTERAPL, from the coding sequence ATGGCGCGCTCGGTGGTGATCCTGGGGTTCCCGGGGGTTCAGGCCCTCGACCTGGTGGGCCCGTACGAGGTGTTCGCGACCGCCTCGCGCTACCTGACCGGTGTGCCCGGCTATGACGTGACGCTGGTATCCAGCGACGGTGCGCCGGTGGCCACCGGGTCGGGCCTGGAGCTGGTCACTCGCCCTTTGTCGGACCTGACTGCGGGATGCGACACGCTGCTCCTACCCGGAGGTGTCGGGGTACCCGCCGTCCAACGAGACAGCGCCGTCATGGAATGGATCCGTGCCGCGGCGCACTCTGCGCGGCGGGTGGTCAGTGTCTGCAACGGGGCGTTCCTGGCCGCGCAGGCGGGCTTGCTGGACGGCTGTCGCGCCACCACACACTGGGCTATCGCCGAGACGCTCGCAATCGAGTTTCCCAGCGTCACAGTCGATCCCGATCCGATTTTCATCCGCAGCTCGGACAAGACATGGACGGCGGCCGGGGTGACCGCGGGCATCGATCTGGCATTGGCGCTTGTCGAGGACGACCACGGAGCGGAGGTGGCGCAGACCGTCGCGCGTTGGCTCGTTCTCTATCTGCGCCGCCCGGGTGGGCAGTCCCAGTTCGCGGCGCCGGTGTGGATGCCCCGGGCCAAGCGCATGCCGATTCGAGATGTCCAGGAGGCCATCGAAGCCGAACCCGGTGCCTCGCATCGGGTTCCCGAGCTCGCCCGACTGGCCGCGATGAGCCCGCGCCATTTCACGCGGGTGTTCACCGCCGAGGTCGGCGAGGCGCCGTCGTCCTACGTGGAGCGCATCAGGTCCGAGGCGGCCCGGCGTCAGCTGGAAGAGACCGACGACACCATGGTGGTGATCGCGGGCCGCTGTGGCTTCGGGTCTGCCGAATCCTTGCGCCGCAACTTCGTTCGCCGTATGGGCGTATCTCCAGACCAGTACCGCAAGACCTTCCACCGAACCGAAAGGGCTCCGCTATGA
- a CDS encoding DJ-1/PfpI family protein, with protein sequence MTSRATQIAIVLYPDFTALDFIGPYEVLRFMPDTEVRFVWHEPGPVTADSGVLVIGATHSFDETPAPDVVLVPGGPGTTTAARDEKVLNWLRRVHPTASWTTSVCSGSLVLAAAGLLEGQRATSHWSTLPLLKPFGVTPVGDERIVRAGAGNVVTAAGVSAGIDLGLWLAGQIAGEERAKAIQLSIEYDPQPPFDSGHMSKASAATKATATAGLAKDTFRPTVIAAGAMLLWDGALATVRRRGGRRSLRGGAEARPRP encoded by the coding sequence ATGACTTCCCGTGCGACTCAGATCGCGATCGTGCTCTACCCCGATTTCACCGCGCTGGATTTCATCGGCCCCTATGAGGTGTTGCGCTTCATGCCCGATACCGAGGTCCGATTCGTGTGGCATGAGCCGGGACCCGTCACCGCGGACTCGGGGGTGCTGGTCATCGGCGCCACGCACTCGTTCGACGAGACTCCCGCACCGGACGTCGTGCTGGTGCCCGGCGGGCCGGGCACGACCACGGCCGCACGCGACGAGAAGGTGCTGAACTGGTTGCGCCGGGTGCACCCCACGGCGTCCTGGACGACCTCGGTGTGCAGCGGTTCGCTGGTGCTGGCGGCGGCCGGTCTGCTCGAAGGCCAGCGGGCCACCTCGCATTGGTCGACCCTGCCGCTGCTGAAGCCCTTCGGGGTGACCCCGGTCGGCGACGAGCGCATCGTGCGCGCGGGCGCTGGGAACGTGGTCACCGCGGCCGGGGTATCGGCGGGTATCGACCTGGGGCTGTGGCTTGCGGGGCAGATCGCCGGCGAGGAACGGGCCAAGGCGATTCAGTTGAGCATCGAGTACGACCCGCAGCCGCCCTTTGACTCGGGGCACATGTCCAAGGCCAGCGCCGCGACCAAGGCCACCGCGACGGCCGGGTTGGCCAAGGACACCTTCAGGCCGACGGTCATCGCTGCGGGTGCCATGTTGTTGTGGGATGGCGCGCTCGCGACGGTGCGCAGGAGAGGCGGGCGCCGGTCCCTTCGCGGCGGCGCTGAGGCCCGACCTCGACCCTGA
- a CDS encoding citrate synthase: protein MPVADNNDFATLQYPGGETKLDIVRATEGSDGFALGKLLADTGYTTFDAGFVNTASTKSAITYIDGDAGILRYRGYPIEQLADKSTFIEVSYLLIYGELPTPQQLEDFTTKIQRHTLLHEDLKRFFDGFPRNAHPMPVLSSAANALSAYYQDSLDPHDDAQVELSTIRLLAKLPTIAAYAYKKSVGQPFLYPDNTLTLVENFLRMTFGLPAEPYEVDPEIVRALDMLLILHADHEQNCSTSTVRLVGSSDANLFTSISGGINALWGPLHGGANQAVLEMLEGIRQEGGDAHDFVRRVKNREDGVKLMGFGHRVYKNYDPRARIVKEQADKILSKLGGDDQLLDIAKSLEEIALTDDFFVERKLYPNVDYYTGVIYRAMGFPTRMFTVLFALGRLPGWIAHWREMHSEPGKIGRPRQIYTGYGERQYP, encoded by the coding sequence ATGCCTGTGGCCGACAACAATGATTTCGCTACTCTCCAGTACCCCGGAGGCGAAACCAAGCTGGATATCGTCCGCGCGACCGAGGGCTCTGATGGCTTCGCGCTGGGCAAGCTGCTGGCTGACACCGGCTACACCACCTTCGATGCAGGGTTCGTCAACACCGCGTCGACGAAGAGCGCCATTACCTACATCGACGGCGACGCCGGCATCCTGCGTTACCGCGGCTATCCGATTGAGCAGTTGGCCGACAAGTCCACCTTCATCGAGGTGAGCTACCTGCTCATCTACGGTGAGCTGCCCACGCCGCAGCAGCTGGAAGACTTCACCACCAAGATCCAGCGGCACACGCTGCTGCATGAGGATCTCAAGCGGTTCTTCGACGGCTTCCCGCGCAACGCGCACCCGATGCCGGTGCTTTCGAGTGCCGCGAACGCACTCAGCGCCTACTACCAGGACTCGCTGGACCCGCATGACGACGCACAGGTCGAGCTGTCCACGATCCGGTTGCTCGCGAAGCTGCCGACGATCGCGGCCTACGCCTACAAGAAGTCGGTCGGGCAGCCGTTCCTGTACCCGGACAACACGCTGACGCTCGTCGAGAACTTCCTGCGGATGACCTTCGGTCTGCCGGCCGAGCCGTACGAGGTGGATCCGGAGATCGTCCGGGCCCTCGACATGCTGCTGATTCTGCACGCCGACCACGAGCAGAACTGTTCGACGTCGACGGTGCGGCTGGTCGGCTCCTCGGATGCCAACCTGTTCACGTCCATCTCGGGCGGCATCAACGCGCTGTGGGGCCCGCTGCATGGCGGCGCCAATCAGGCGGTGCTGGAGATGCTGGAAGGAATTCGCCAGGAGGGCGGCGACGCTCACGACTTCGTGCGCCGGGTCAAGAACCGCGAAGACGGCGTCAAGCTCATGGGCTTCGGACACCGGGTCTACAAGAACTACGACCCGCGCGCCCGCATCGTCAAGGAGCAGGCCGACAAGATCCTGTCCAAGCTCGGGGGCGACGATCAGCTGCTGGACATCGCCAAGTCGCTGGAGGAGATCGCGCTCACCGACGACTTCTTCGTCGAGCGCAAGCTGTACCCGAACGTGGACTACTACACCGGAGTGATCTACCGCGCGATGGGCTTCCCGACGCGCATGTTCACCGTGTTGTTCGCGCTCGGCCGTCTGCCCGGCTGGATCGCGCACTGGCGTGAGATGCACTCGGAGCCCGGCAAGATCGGCCGTCCCCGCCAGATCTACACCGGTTACGGAGAGCGTCAGTACCCCTGA